The proteins below come from a single Malus sylvestris chromosome 3, drMalSylv7.2, whole genome shotgun sequence genomic window:
- the LOC126614522 gene encoding CBS domain-containing protein CBSX5-like, with the protein MAVSFLRYEVSDLCLAKPALRSLYASATVADALESLKTSQDNFISVWDCNHSKPNLPDGGGVGGSGQLFCCIGKVCMVDVICYLSKDDSLTSPSAALKAPVSEILTKIPGHVMHVEPSCSLLAAIDLILEGVQNLVVPIRTRSNSIRKQHPKPISAATTTIHNGQEFCWLTQEDVMRFLLSSIGLFPPLPAMSIDSLGIISTDILAINYHSSASSALQLISHSLSQQTSVAVVDTEGVLIGEISPFTLACCDESVAAAITTLSAGDLMSYIDCGGPPEHLVKTVMQRLKDRKLQGVLEHYTLSSSSSYAHALMMTSSSSDEESSVSPNRSLRRTRSERYTRSSSYSARMVRRAEAIVCHPKSSLVAVMIQAIAHRVNYVWVIGDDCSLVGIVTFYGMLEVFREHLETMG; encoded by the exons ATGGCAGTGAGCTTCTTAAGATACGAGGTATCCGACCTCTGTCTAGCCAAGCCGGCCCTGAGGTCCCTCTATGCCTCCGCCACCGTCGCCGATGCCTTGGAATCCCTGAAGACCTCGCAGGACAACTTCATCAGCGTCTGGGACTGCAACCACTCCAAACCCAATTTACCAGATGGCGGTGGTGTAGGTGGTAGCGGCCAGCTCTTCTGCTGCATTGGCAAGGTCTGCATGGTTGATGTGATCTGCTATCTCAGCAAAGATGACAGCTTGACGTCTCCATCCGCTGCTCTCAAGGCACCTGTCTCTGAGATTTTAACCAAAATTCCTGGCCATGTTATGCACGTGGAACCTTCCTGCAG TCTGCTAGCAGCCATTGATCTCATCCTCGAGGGAGTCCAGAACTTGGTGGTCCCAATCAGAACCAGAAGCAATTCAATAAGAAAGCAGCACCCAAAACCCATCTCTGCCGCCACCACCACTATCCACAACGGCCAAGAATTCTGCTGGCTGACACAGGAAGATGTGATGAGATTCCTCCTTAGCTCAATTGGGCTTTTCCCCCCCCTCCCAGCCATGTCCATAGACTCCCTCGGCATCATCAGCACCGATATCCTGGCCATCAACTACCACTCATCCGCCAGCTCCGCCCTTCAGCTCATCTCCCACTCCCTCTCCCAGCAGACCTCGGTGGCGGTGGTCGACACCGAGGGGGTCCTGATCGGTGAAATCTCACCCTTCACCCTTGCTTGCTGTGATGAGTCAGTGGCTGCCGCCATCACCACCCTCTCAGCAGGGGACCTCATGTCCTACATTGACTGTGGTGGCCCCCCTGAACACCTGGTAAAAACTGTAATGCAGAGGCTGAAGGACAGGAAGCTCCAAGGGGTGTTGGAGCATTACACACTGAGCTCATCAAGTAGCTATGCACATGCATTGATGATGACATCATCTTCTTCCGACGAGGAGTCATCAGTGTCTCCTAACAGGAGTCTGCGGCGGACTAGGTCCGAGAGGTACACCCGGTCGAGCAGCTACTCGGCGAGAATGGTGAGGAGGGCAGAGGCCATTGTCTGCCATCCAAAGAGCTCACTGGTGGCTGTGATGATCCAGGCAATTGCTCACAGGGTGAATTATGTGTGGGTTATTGGGGATGATTGTAGCTTGGTGGGAATTGTAACTTTTTATGGGATGTTGGAAGTTTTCAGGGAACATTTGGAAACCATGGGTTAG